Proteins encoded within one genomic window of Dermatophilus congolensis:
- a CDS encoding VWA domain-containing protein has product MVVSSVVVVSVLASTRARRLGMGGVVFLVRVALVARWASVAWAWAARVRVGGVLEGWLARTRARFSRVSVWGGTRRRSGVSSVGGLLRVAWSAAMRCCRSETAAAMSMTATARACTWVAASALFFPFLPAMGLASLVGAVRGPRWCLGRTSVCVVVLVVSHRRVGAFFQVNSCVCWGFGWVSWTGVGWEDGGVSGVVGGGVGGVFPFSALVGQERMCTALLLVAVAPRLGGVLLRGEKGTAKSTAVRSLASLLPGVDGGVAPMRTLPLGVTEDRVVGGLDSEVTMRTGVPSLQPGLLAEVDGGVLYVDEVNLLDDHVADLVLDAAASGVNRVEREGLSLSHPSRFALVGTMNPEEGALRPQVLDRFGLCVEVQAERDPQRRVDLMVARAAFDADPVGFCAGFAQEEELLAARVAAARVAFDGVVVPRDVESHIVGLSQQACVAGHRADVVMADAARALAALEGRSVVSVGDVDVVAEMVLVHRRREVGPPPSASAEQEGGSQSDSQPGSQPDLQQSQDVPQSQGSPSSADEGVEDSSSSSSGAGVDGGGAEAGEAGEAGEAGEAGGQVAPMVAPVGASLRVKPLAPTQDRLARKGSGRRMRTRSAGRQGRYVRARPAMDRDVSGVGLDVAVDATLRAAAPYQRSRREAAGVGSGVFIRRSDWQVKVRERQVGTCLLFLVDASGSMGARGRMSATKGAVLSLLMDAYQKRDKVALVSFRGQGAQVLLPPTASVERAADLLEEMPTGGRTPLASGLVAAGEVLRPLLIKEPNLRPLVLLISDGRGNVRLDGSRGNGLGEAERVARELGQDSRVEWIVVDTEPSEASRGRRGIRLGLASRLADALGATCHSVEDLRAEELVSLVRDRL; this is encoded by the coding sequence GTGGTGGTTTCGTCGGTGGTGGTGGTTTCGGTGTTGGCCAGTACGCGGGCGAGGAGGTTGGGGATGGGGGGTGTGGTGTTTTTGGTGAGGGTGGCGTTGGTGGCGCGTTGGGCGTCGGTGGCTTGGGCTTGGGCGGCGCGGGTGAGAGTGGGTGGGGTGTTGGAGGGATGGTTGGCGCGGACGCGGGCGCGGTTTTCTCGGGTTTCGGTGTGGGGCGGGACTAGGCGTAGATCTGGGGTTTCGTCGGTGGGGGGTTTGTTGAGGGTGGCTTGGAGTGCGGCGATGCGTTGTTGCAGGTCGGAGACGGCCGCGGCGATGTCGATGACGGCTACTGCGAGGGCTTGTACTTGGGTGGCGGCGTCGGCCCTGTTTTTTCCGTTTTTGCCCGCGATGGGTCTCGCCTCCTTGGTGGGTGCGGTGAGGGGGCCGCGGTGGTGTCTTGGTCGTACGAGTGTTTGTGTTGTGGTGCTTGTGGTGTCTCATCGGCGGGTTGGGGCGTTTTTTCAAGTGAATTCGTGTGTTTGTTGGGGGTTTGGTTGGGTGTCGTGGACGGGTGTTGGGTGGGAGGATGGGGGTGTGTCTGGGGTTGTTGGTGGCGGTGTCGGTGGTGTGTTTCCGTTTTCTGCGTTGGTGGGGCAGGAGCGGATGTGTACGGCGTTGTTGTTGGTGGCGGTGGCTCCGCGGCTGGGTGGGGTGTTGTTGCGGGGTGAGAAGGGGACTGCGAAGTCGACGGCGGTGCGGTCGTTGGCGTCGTTGTTGCCTGGTGTGGATGGTGGGGTTGCTCCGATGAGGACGTTGCCGTTGGGGGTTACGGAGGATCGGGTGGTGGGTGGTTTGGATTCGGAGGTGACGATGCGGACGGGGGTGCCGTCGTTGCAGCCGGGGTTGTTGGCTGAGGTTGATGGTGGGGTTTTGTATGTGGATGAGGTGAATCTGCTTGATGATCATGTGGCGGATTTGGTGTTGGATGCTGCCGCCAGTGGCGTGAATCGGGTTGAGCGCGAGGGGTTGTCGTTGTCTCACCCGAGTCGTTTTGCGTTGGTGGGGACGATGAATCCTGAGGAGGGGGCGTTGCGTCCTCAGGTGTTGGATCGGTTTGGTTTGTGTGTGGAGGTGCAGGCGGAGCGGGATCCGCAGCGTCGGGTGGATTTGATGGTGGCGCGGGCGGCGTTTGATGCCGATCCGGTGGGTTTTTGTGCTGGTTTTGCGCAGGAGGAGGAGTTGTTGGCGGCGCGGGTGGCTGCGGCGCGGGTGGCGTTTGATGGGGTGGTGGTTCCGCGGGATGTGGAGTCGCACATTGTGGGGTTGTCGCAGCAGGCGTGTGTGGCGGGGCATCGGGCTGATGTGGTGATGGCTGATGCGGCGCGGGCGTTGGCGGCGTTGGAGGGGCGTTCGGTGGTGTCGGTGGGTGATGTTGATGTGGTGGCGGAGATGGTGTTGGTGCATCGTCGGCGTGAGGTGGGGCCGCCTCCTAGTGCGTCTGCTGAGCAGGAGGGGGGTTCGCAGTCGGATTCGCAACCGGGTTCGCAGCCTGATTTGCAGCAGTCTCAGGATGTTCCGCAGTCGCAAGGTTCGCCGTCTTCTGCTGATGAGGGTGTGGAGGATTCTTCTTCGTCGTCTTCGGGGGCGGGTGTTGATGGTGGAGGGGCTGAGGCTGGTGAGGCTGGTGAGGCTGGTGAGGCTGGTGAGGCTGGTGGGCAGGTTGCTCCGATGGTGGCGCCAGTGGGGGCTTCGTTGCGGGTAAAGCCGTTGGCGCCGACGCAGGATAGGTTGGCGCGTAAGGGGTCTGGGCGGCGGATGCGGACGCGTAGTGCGGGTCGTCAGGGGCGGTATGTGCGTGCGCGCCCAGCGATGGATCGTGATGTCAGTGGTGTGGGTTTGGATGTGGCGGTGGATGCCACGTTGCGGGCGGCGGCTCCTTATCAGCGTTCGCGTCGTGAGGCTGCTGGGGTGGGGTCTGGGGTGTTTATTCGCCGTAGTGATTGGCAGGTGAAGGTTCGTGAGCGTCAGGTGGGGACGTGTCTTCTTTTTCTTGTTGATGCGTCGGGTTCTATGGGTGCGCGTGGGCGTATGAGTGCCACTAAGGGTGCGGTGTTGTCGCTGTTGATGGATGCGTATCAGAAGCGGGACAAGGTCGCGTTGGTGTCTTTTCGTGGGCAGGGTGCGCAGGTTCTTTTGCCGCCGACTGCTTCGGTGGAGCGTGCTGCGGATCTTTTGGAGGAGATGCCTACGGGGGGTCGTACTCCGTTGGCGTCCGGTCTTGTGGCAGCTGGGGAGGTTTTGCGGCCTTTGCTGATTAAGGAACCTAATTTGCGGCCTCTTGTGTTGCTTATTTCTGATGGTCGCGGGAATGTGCGTCTTGATGGCAGTAGGGGTAATGGGTTGGGCGAGGCTGAGCGGGTTGCGCGTGAGTTGGGGCAGGATTCACGTGTTGAGTGGATAGTTGTTGATACTGAGCCCAGTGAGGCATCGCGGGGGCGTCGCGGTATTCGTCTTGGTTTGGCTTCGCGTTTGGCTGATGCGTTGGGGGCTACGTGTCACAGTGTCGAGGATTTGCGCGCTGAGGAGCTTGTTTCTCTTGTGAGGGATCGTTTGTGA
- a CDS encoding ATP-binding protein, translating to MSRPAFPFTAIVGQEDMKLGLILAIVNPALSGVLIRGEKGTAKSTAVRALASILPEQEVVAGCPFRLAPGEQGGLCRELGLSCTGDEQVVFSPVPVVELPVGATEDRVAGTLDLERALREGERHFEPGLLAAANRGILYVDEVNLLDDHVVDLLLDSAAMGVNTVEREGVSLAHPARFSLVGTMNPEEGELRPQLLDRFGMVVTVEGSHDPQERIEVMERRFAFESDPVGFAAEYAPSDADLAARVTAAMDLLPKVTTSREVMLHIANTSLSVGVDGHRADLMMLRAASALAAWEGRLESSVADVDRAAGFVLPHRMRRRPFESVTG from the coding sequence ATGAGCCGCCCTGCTTTTCCTTTTACTGCAATTGTGGGTCAGGAGGATATGAAGCTTGGTCTTATTCTCGCCATCGTTAATCCTGCTCTTTCTGGTGTGTTGATTCGTGGTGAGAAGGGCACTGCTAAGTCGACGGCGGTGCGGGCGTTAGCTTCGATTTTGCCTGAGCAGGAGGTGGTGGCTGGATGTCCGTTCCGTTTGGCTCCTGGTGAGCAGGGTGGGTTGTGTCGTGAGTTGGGTTTGTCGTGTACGGGTGATGAGCAGGTGGTGTTTTCGCCGGTGCCGGTGGTGGAGTTGCCGGTGGGTGCGACGGAGGATCGGGTGGCGGGCACGCTTGATTTGGAGCGGGCACTTCGGGAGGGTGAGCGGCATTTTGAGCCGGGTTTGTTGGCTGCGGCGAACCGGGGAATTTTGTATGTGGATGAGGTGAATTTGCTTGATGACCATGTGGTGGATTTGCTTCTTGACTCAGCCGCGATGGGTGTGAACACGGTTGAGCGTGAAGGGGTTTCATTGGCTCATCCGGCGCGTTTTTCTCTTGTGGGGACGATGAACCCTGAGGAGGGTGAGTTGCGTCCGCAGTTGCTTGATCGTTTCGGGATGGTTGTCACGGTGGAGGGTTCTCATGATCCGCAGGAGCGGATTGAGGTGATGGAGCGGCGTTTTGCTTTCGAGAGTGATCCGGTGGGGTTCGCTGCGGAGTATGCGCCTTCGGATGCGGATTTGGCTGCTCGGGTGACGGCTGCGATGGATTTGTTGCCGAAAGTCACTACTTCTCGGGAGGTGATGTTGCACATCGCGAATACGAGTTTGTCGGTGGGGGTGGATGGGCATCGGGCGGATTTGATGATGCTTCGGGCGGCCAGTGCTTTGGCTGCGTGGGAGGGCAGGTTGGAGTCTTCTGTTGCGGATGTGGACCGTGCTGCAGGTTTTGTGTTGCCGCACCGGATGCGGCGGCGCCCGTTTGAGAGCGTGACTGGGTGA
- a CDS encoding M1 family metallopeptidase → MTNFSFRRPIALSLAAALALSGSAMAAVSLPAMAQPSSAHTAAVPSKDGTVGAPGIGDSYFPDHGNGGYDVQHYDVNVSYEPKTRTVTGTTSITALTTQNLTQFNLDLALTPEKVSVDGKPASFSRQDAHELVVRPAQALTKGAKTNIVVTYKGVPEKIEIDGEKPWITTSDGAVAVGQPYIASWWFPSNDHPRDKATFSISLNVPKGLKALSNGSLQKVTNQGSTDTWSWQESTPMAPYLAFAVIGRYDILRGKTSSGIPWLTATPQSKEPWVKRAKEDLAKTPSVIDWLSKTYGPYPFTTTGGIAANADMGFALENQSRPVYSNKFWAKGHDLSLIVHEQSHQWFGDSTSVQDWKDIWINEGFATWTEWLYAEKHDGPNADEAFAQAWKDYAQDSSFWKIKIGDPGPKQIFNRAVYDRGAMTVQALRNKVGEEAFWKIVRGWVASHRHGHGSVQEFMAYANKHTSQDLRPFFEAWLFTPGKPKPSADLGFPKSMIR, encoded by the coding sequence ATGACGAATTTTTCTTTCCGTCGACCTATTGCCCTGTCGTTAGCTGCCGCGCTCGCTTTGTCGGGTTCAGCGATGGCTGCAGTTTCTCTTCCTGCCATGGCGCAGCCTTCTTCTGCTCATACGGCTGCCGTGCCGAGCAAGGATGGCACTGTGGGTGCTCCTGGTATTGGTGATTCGTATTTCCCTGATCATGGCAATGGCGGTTATGACGTTCAGCATTACGATGTGAACGTTTCGTACGAGCCGAAGACGCGAACCGTCACAGGAACAACATCTATCACTGCTTTGACTACGCAGAATCTCACGCAGTTTAATCTTGATTTGGCTTTAACTCCTGAAAAGGTGTCAGTGGATGGGAAGCCAGCTTCTTTTTCTCGTCAGGACGCTCATGAGCTGGTAGTTCGCCCGGCGCAGGCTTTGACTAAGGGCGCGAAGACGAACATTGTTGTTACCTATAAAGGCGTTCCTGAGAAGATCGAGATTGATGGCGAGAAGCCGTGGATAACGACTTCTGATGGGGCTGTTGCTGTTGGTCAGCCGTATATCGCTTCGTGGTGGTTCCCGAGCAATGATCACCCTCGAGATAAGGCAACCTTCTCTATTTCTTTGAATGTACCTAAGGGCTTGAAGGCTTTGAGTAATGGCTCATTGCAGAAGGTAACGAACCAGGGAAGTACAGATACGTGGTCGTGGCAGGAGTCCACACCGATGGCGCCTTATCTGGCTTTCGCCGTGATTGGCCGTTATGACATTTTGCGCGGGAAGACAAGCTCGGGGATCCCGTGGTTGACGGCGACGCCGCAGAGCAAAGAACCGTGGGTGAAGCGCGCCAAGGAAGATTTGGCGAAGACTCCATCGGTGATTGATTGGCTGTCGAAGACGTACGGCCCTTACCCGTTTACAACGACTGGTGGTATTGCAGCTAACGCTGACATGGGTTTCGCATTGGAGAACCAGTCACGTCCGGTGTACTCGAACAAGTTCTGGGCTAAGGGACATGACTTGTCACTCATTGTCCATGAGCAGTCTCACCAGTGGTTTGGTGACTCCACGTCGGTGCAGGACTGGAAAGATATCTGGATCAATGAGGGTTTCGCGACGTGGACTGAGTGGCTGTACGCCGAGAAGCACGATGGCCCCAATGCTGATGAGGCTTTCGCTCAAGCCTGGAAAGACTATGCGCAGGATTCTTCCTTCTGGAAGATCAAGATTGGTGATCCTGGCCCGAAGCAGATTTTCAACCGGGCTGTCTATGACCGTGGCGCTATGACTGTGCAGGCATTGCGGAACAAGGTTGGCGAGGAAGCTTTCTGGAAGATTGTTCGAGGCTGGGTGGCTTCACACCGACATGGGCATGGCAGTGTCCAGGAGTTCATGGCGTACGCCAATAAACACACCTCACAGGATTTGCGCCCGTTCTTTGAGGCGTGGTTGTTCACTCCGGGTAAGCCAAAGCCTTCGGCTGATCTTGGCTTCCCGAAGTCCATGATTCGCTGA
- a CDS encoding YciI family protein — translation MPYYAVEYHYDPATAAQQDELRPSHRAHLQHLADNGLLIASGPLSTSPASALLIFRAESENHIREALANDPFQVHGYVTDWTITPWAPVIGVFAEK, via the coding sequence ATGCCGTACTACGCCGTCGAATATCACTACGACCCCGCTACCGCAGCACAACAAGACGAGCTACGCCCATCTCACCGAGCTCACCTGCAGCACCTCGCCGACAATGGCCTGCTCATCGCTTCTGGCCCCCTAAGTACCAGCCCGGCCTCTGCCCTGCTCATCTTCCGCGCCGAGAGCGAAAATCACATCCGAGAAGCCCTCGCAAACGACCCGTTCCAGGTGCACGGTTACGTCACCGACTGGACCATCACCCCCTGGGCACCAGTCATCGGCGTATTCGCCGAAAAATAA
- a CDS encoding M20/M25/M40 family metallo-hydrolase: protein MRVHRRTATAALAVIGLTAATLGPAGLMASAAPTPPEPPTATPAPKNPTQASQKIRKQVRPENIEAHLRAFQEIADKNNGNRAVGTSGYEHSARYVEAVLRKAGYRTQRQHFEYTHDEVKSSKLTVAGKTVAHQVLSYSPAAKEGITGQFVQPKVITGCDAAAWSGINAKEKIAVVQRGGCSFSAKSSAAGAAGAAALIVYNNGDGELNGTLGKVDQTHVPTITVTKAVGADLIKESGPQVEATLVLDKLTEKRRTFNILAETKAGRADNVALVGAHLDSVPQGPGINDNASGSASILEVAVQMAKQKGITNKVRFAWWGAEEIGLLGSTHYVEDMKKKDPESLKKIAAYLNFDMVGSPNYSIGVYDADQSTHEAPVNVPEGSIQTESIFTDYFDSVGQPWIDSEFNGRSDYQAFIENGIPASGIDTGADGKKSKGEVLMFGGVEGAPYDGNYHTPKDSMANVNMHAVDVISDAIAHTVFTMANSTKDINGR from the coding sequence GTGCGAGTTCATCGACGCACCGCGACGGCTGCCTTGGCCGTTATTGGATTAACTGCTGCCACGCTGGGGCCAGCAGGTTTGATGGCTTCGGCGGCTCCCACACCGCCTGAACCTCCTACTGCTACACCAGCACCAAAGAATCCCACGCAGGCATCTCAGAAAATTCGTAAACAGGTCCGGCCGGAAAATATTGAGGCTCACCTACGCGCTTTTCAGGAGATTGCCGATAAAAACAATGGAAACCGTGCCGTCGGCACGAGTGGGTATGAGCATTCGGCTCGCTATGTTGAAGCTGTCCTTCGTAAGGCCGGGTATCGCACTCAGCGCCAGCATTTCGAGTACACGCATGACGAGGTGAAATCTTCAAAGCTCACGGTGGCAGGAAAGACTGTTGCGCATCAGGTGCTGAGTTATAGCCCAGCAGCTAAAGAGGGCATCACTGGTCAGTTTGTCCAACCCAAGGTAATTACCGGCTGTGATGCTGCAGCATGGTCTGGGATCAACGCGAAAGAAAAAATCGCTGTTGTGCAGCGTGGGGGTTGTTCTTTCTCTGCTAAGTCCAGCGCTGCAGGGGCGGCTGGAGCGGCTGCTCTGATTGTCTACAACAATGGTGATGGCGAGCTCAACGGCACTCTTGGCAAAGTTGATCAAACTCATGTGCCTACCATCACCGTCACGAAAGCGGTGGGCGCTGACTTAATCAAAGAGTCTGGCCCGCAGGTTGAGGCCACCCTTGTTTTGGACAAGCTCACTGAGAAGCGACGCACTTTTAACATTCTTGCCGAGACTAAAGCTGGTCGGGCAGACAATGTCGCTTTGGTCGGTGCACATTTGGATAGCGTCCCGCAAGGTCCGGGCATTAATGATAATGCCTCGGGTTCTGCCAGCATCCTTGAGGTAGCTGTGCAGATGGCTAAACAGAAGGGCATCACCAATAAGGTGCGTTTCGCTTGGTGGGGTGCCGAGGAGATTGGCCTACTGGGGTCGACTCACTATGTGGAGGACATGAAGAAGAAAGATCCTGAGTCGCTGAAGAAGATCGCTGCGTATCTGAACTTCGACATGGTTGGTTCGCCGAACTACTCCATCGGTGTGTATGACGCTGACCAGTCCACCCATGAGGCACCGGTGAATGTTCCTGAGGGCTCTATTCAAACGGAGAGCATTTTCACGGACTATTTCGACTCGGTGGGGCAGCCGTGGATTGATTCAGAGTTCAATGGGCGTTCTGATTATCAAGCCTTCATTGAGAACGGCATCCCAGCTTCTGGTATTGACACCGGTGCTGATGGGAAGAAGTCCAAAGGTGAGGTTTTGATGTTTGGTGGCGTTGAAGGTGCCCCGTATGACGGCAACTACCACACCCCTAAGGATTCGATGGCGAACGTGAATATGCACGCGGTGGATGTGATTTCTGACGCGATTGCGCACACTGTTTTCACGATGGCCAACAGCACAAAGGACATTAACGGTCGCTGA
- a CDS encoding DUF7507 domain-containing protein, with product MTLTKTAQLDHDPNHNHLADPNDTARYTFTATNTGTTTINNLSINDPMLQGAKTAVTCAETALPPAEATTCTTDTPMTINPENITPFITPGNHTLPNTAAAHGTTPPEPTTGKPAIDVFSPSARATIPLVDALIATPAPPTDPGAPIPTPTDPPAPTPAPNQPTPTPLTHTTLARRRPHKPTKQPRTPIPPKPPHQ from the coding sequence CTGACCCTGACTAAAACAGCCCAACTCGACCACGACCCCAACCACAACCACCTCGCCGACCCCAACGACACCGCCCGCTACACCTTCACCGCTACCAACACCGGCACCACCACCATCAACAACCTCAGCATCAACGACCCCATGCTGCAAGGCGCTAAAACCGCCGTTACCTGCGCCGAAACAGCCCTGCCACCCGCAGAGGCAACCACCTGCACCACCGACACCCCAATGACCATCAACCCAGAAAACATCACCCCATTCATCACCCCCGGAAACCACACCCTGCCCAACACAGCAGCAGCCCACGGCACCACCCCACCAGAACCAACCACCGGTAAACCAGCTATCGACGTGTTCTCACCCTCAGCCCGCGCCACCATCCCCCTCGTTGATGCCCTCATCGCCACACCCGCACCCCCCACTGACCCCGGCGCTCCCATCCCAACACCCACCGACCCTCCAGCCCCCACTCCTGCTCCCAATCAACCCACCCCTACCCCCCTCACCCATACCACCCTTGCCCGAAGACGGCCCCACAAACCCACCAAACAGCCCCGGACACCAATACCGCCCAAACCACCCCACCAATAA
- a CDS encoding DUF7507 domain-containing protein translates to MLHYRFVVTNTGNATLRFLTVDDATIQMNSYSCGNIDIAPGASTTCLAPVYTLTSSDITNSTTITNTATATAITYRGDIITGQDTNTTNLATAPAPP, encoded by the coding sequence CTGCTCCACTACCGATTCGTCGTCACCAACACCGGAAACGCCACCCTGCGCTTCCTCACCGTTGACGACGCCACCATCCAAATGAACTCCTACTCCTGCGGAAACATCGACATCGCCCCCGGCGCATCCACCACCTGCCTCGCCCCCGTCTACACCCTCACCAGCAGCGATATCACCAACAGCACCACCATCACTAACACCGCCACCGCCACCGCCATCACCTACCGAGGCGACATCATCACCGGACAAGACACAAACACCACAAACTTGGCAACCGCCCCCGCGCCTCCCTGA
- a CDS encoding DUF7507 domain-containing protein: MQQPHTPSPDPTSTPATSPTPPPPPPHKEPSPHPPPAPPPPLIPLPRLSITKTHTGPPNGSINLGDTITYTITLTNEGAGTLRNLTITDPMLGLDHAWCQEATTTLAPGASITCTTPTHTVTQRELDLLGATNTAIGHALSGSDDTPALLEATTTDTFTTITPIGKLTVTKHFDQLDDTDNSTTPHPRRPAPLPIRRHQHRKRHPALPHR, translated from the coding sequence CTGCAGCAGCCCCATACACCATCACCCGACCCGACATCGACGCCCGCCACATCACCAACACCGCCACCGCCACCCCCGCACAAGGAACCCTCACCCCACCCACCGCCAGCACCACCACCCCCCCTCATCCCCCTACCACGCCTGAGCATCACCAAAACCCACACCGGCCCACCCAACGGCAGCATCAACCTCGGCGACACCATCACCTACACCATCACCCTGACCAACGAAGGCGCCGGAACCCTACGCAACCTCACCATCACCGACCCCATGCTTGGCCTCGACCACGCCTGGTGCCAAGAGGCCACCACCACCCTGGCCCCCGGAGCCAGCATCACCTGCACCACCCCCACTCACACCGTCACCCAACGCGAACTCGACCTACTCGGCGCCACCAACACCGCCATCGGACACGCCCTGTCCGGAAGCGACGACACCCCTGCCCTCCTCGAAGCCACCACCACCGACACCTTCACCACCATCACACCCATCGGAAAACTCACCGTCACCAAACACTTCGACCAACTCGACGACACCGACAACTCCACCACCCCCCACCCCAGGAGACCTGCTCCACTACCGATTCGTCGTCACCAACACCGGAAACGCCACCCTGCGCTTCCTCACCGTTGA
- a CDS encoding glycoside hydrolase family 10 protein, protein MGLVMRRRCGSLVVAGAVVAAVGLGGAAPVAAAPVSSEAGVVSAGVPQQMRALWVDAWEPGLFSGAEVSSLVATAKQMGVNTLVVQTVRRSDCLCNKSILPRAAGTGAAQFDPLADVVAKGHAAGLQVHAWVVVGKIWSGASAPSDPRHVFNVHGPGTKDSWSDRRYDGTVSADGTTFLDLGNPAARKHVVATVDSIQKNYAIDGVNLDYIRYPDQTASGRLDNDWGYTPVALAAFRRTFKTTGTPAPGDPLWHRFRRDQVTAVVRGVHDQMMRRDKRDRLSVNAIAFGQGPGASTNWTRTDGFRQTVQDIPRWTHQKIVDSVFVMNYRSASDATQRRYFTSWVQGMAALQKRDGRTMVSGNAMWNNTIAQSIAQYQEAARAGVGWAGYAYSTMTIPNPQVGVSAQRALVAGTFGNGPFRVKAAVPSMPWKKLK, encoded by the coding sequence GTGGGGTTGGTTATGCGTCGTCGGTGTGGGTCGTTGGTTGTTGCTGGTGCTGTGGTGGCTGCTGTGGGGCTGGGCGGTGCTGCGCCGGTGGCGGCGGCACCGGTTTCGTCTGAGGCTGGGGTGGTTTCGGCTGGGGTGCCTCAGCAGATGAGGGCGTTGTGGGTGGATGCGTGGGAGCCGGGCTTGTTTTCGGGGGCGGAAGTGTCTTCGTTAGTGGCCACGGCCAAGCAGATGGGTGTGAATACTTTGGTGGTGCAGACGGTGCGCCGTTCGGATTGCTTGTGTAATAAGTCGATTCTTCCGCGGGCGGCGGGTACGGGTGCGGCGCAGTTTGATCCGTTAGCGGATGTGGTTGCTAAGGGGCATGCGGCGGGGCTGCAGGTGCATGCGTGGGTGGTTGTGGGCAAGATATGGAGTGGCGCCAGTGCGCCCTCGGATCCGCGGCATGTTTTTAATGTGCATGGCCCGGGCACGAAAGATAGTTGGTCGGATCGCCGTTATGACGGCACGGTGTCGGCTGATGGAACGACGTTTTTGGATCTGGGGAATCCTGCTGCTCGTAAGCACGTGGTGGCCACGGTGGATTCGATTCAAAAGAATTACGCCATTGATGGTGTGAATTTGGATTACATCCGTTACCCCGATCAGACGGCTTCAGGCCGGTTGGATAATGACTGGGGTTATACGCCGGTTGCTTTAGCTGCGTTTAGGCGAACTTTTAAGACCACGGGTACGCCTGCTCCTGGTGATCCGTTGTGGCATCGGTTCCGCAGGGATCAGGTCACGGCTGTTGTTCGCGGTGTGCATGATCAGATGATGCGGCGGGATAAGAGGGACCGATTGTCTGTGAATGCGATTGCGTTCGGTCAGGGACCAGGGGCTTCAACGAATTGGACGCGTACGGATGGGTTCCGGCAAACGGTTCAGGACATTCCTCGCTGGACCCATCAAAAGATCGTGGACAGCGTTTTTGTCATGAATTATCGGTCGGCTTCTGATGCGACTCAGCGCCGGTATTTCACGAGTTGGGTGCAGGGAATGGCTGCTTTGCAAAAGCGTGATGGGCGCACGATGGTCAGCGGTAATGCGATGTGGAATAACACTATCGCGCAGTCTATCGCGCAGTATCAGGAGGCAGCGCGGGCCGGTGTGGGGTGGGCTGGTTATGCCTACAGCACTATGACGATTCCCAATCCGCAGGTTGGGGTCTCGGCGCAGCGTGCGTTGGTGGCTGGGACGTTCGGTAATGGTCCGTTCCGCGTTAAGGCTGCGGTGCCTTCGATGCCGTGGAAGAAGCTCAAATAA
- the pflA gene encoding pyruvate formate-lyase-activating protein, whose translation MADGITGTVTLEPTDGDRVRGIAAGIGYDRIELGRPELLEARRTGEVALVHSWELVTAVDGPGTRMTLFLTGCPLRCQYCHNPDTMAMKTGTVERIEEIIAKVKRYKSVFRASHGGLTISGGEPLLQIEFTRRLLQAIHAEGIHTCIDTSGYLGARLSDEDLSNIDLVLLDVKSGLPDLYKTVTGRDLAPTIAFGDRFHALGKPTWIRFVMVPGLTDTPENVTAVADIVQRWKGTVERIEVLPFHNMGVDKWRELGMRYNLENTQPPTPEAIEKVRNVFRERGFQVH comes from the coding sequence ATGGCCGACGGAATCACCGGCACAGTCACCCTCGAACCCACCGACGGTGACCGCGTCCGCGGAATCGCCGCAGGAATCGGATACGACCGAATCGAACTTGGCCGACCCGAACTGCTCGAAGCCCGCCGCACCGGCGAAGTCGCACTCGTACACTCCTGGGAACTAGTCACCGCCGTAGACGGTCCCGGAACACGAATGACGCTATTCCTCACCGGCTGCCCGCTGCGCTGCCAGTACTGCCACAACCCCGACACGATGGCCATGAAAACCGGCACTGTCGAGCGGATCGAAGAAATCATCGCCAAAGTAAAGCGATACAAATCAGTCTTCCGCGCCTCTCACGGCGGACTAACCATCTCCGGCGGAGAACCCCTCCTCCAGATCGAATTCACCCGCCGCCTACTGCAAGCAATCCACGCCGAAGGCATTCACACCTGCATCGACACCTCCGGCTACCTCGGAGCACGCCTCAGCGACGAAGACCTCAGCAACATCGACCTTGTCCTCCTCGACGTCAAATCAGGCCTACCCGACCTGTACAAAACCGTCACCGGCCGCGACCTGGCCCCAACCATCGCATTCGGAGACCGGTTCCACGCCCTGGGCAAACCCACCTGGATCAGATTCGTCATGGTCCCAGGCCTGACCGACACACCAGAAAACGTCACCGCCGTCGCCGACATCGTTCAACGCTGGAAAGGCACCGTAGAACGCATCGAAGTGCTGCCCTTCCACAACATGGGCGTAGACAAATGGCGTGAACTAGGCATGCGCTACAACCTGGAAAACACCCAACCGCCCACGCCCGAAGCCATCGAAAAAGTACGAAACGTGTTCCGTGAACGCGGATTCCAGGTGCATTAA